One Sediminicola sp. YIK13 DNA segment encodes these proteins:
- a CDS encoding trans-sulfuration enzyme family protein: MADNIKGLNTICTHFGEIQDEQFKGAVSPLFMSTSYAFEDVDVKRYPRYFNTPNQVALSKKIAALEHAEAAIIFGSGMAAISTALMAFLKAGDHIVLQNTLYGGTYNLVTEEFHKFGIEYSFTTGLEPADFEAKIKENTKVIYIETPSNPLLTITDLEAVAQIAKKHGLVSMIDNTFASPVNQNPIDFGIDVVLHSATKYMGGHSDILAGAVASSHEHMERIFQLAKNFGGSLSDYTVWLLERSIKTMGIRVRAQNENAMEMAKYLYVHHDLQAVFYPGLESHPGHELAKAQMKGFGGMLSFELNKDLNSSLFQKSLRLIKSSMSLAGVESTVLSPTLTSHSLLSAEEREKQGIADGLIRFSVGIEEVEDLIADIEQALATVKAKSRTVHSN; encoded by the coding sequence ATGGCCGACAATATAAAAGGTTTAAATACCATTTGTACCCATTTCGGGGAAATACAGGATGAACAGTTCAAAGGAGCTGTTTCACCTCTTTTTATGAGTACATCCTATGCTTTTGAAGATGTGGATGTTAAACGTTACCCCAGGTATTTTAATACTCCCAACCAAGTGGCGCTCTCCAAAAAAATTGCAGCTTTGGAACATGCGGAGGCTGCCATCATCTTTGGTAGTGGTATGGCCGCAATTAGTACGGCTTTAATGGCTTTTTTAAAGGCTGGAGACCATATTGTACTTCAAAATACCCTGTACGGAGGCACCTATAATCTAGTGACAGAGGAATTCCACAAGTTTGGTATAGAATATTCTTTTACTACAGGTTTGGAACCAGCGGATTTCGAGGCGAAAATTAAGGAGAATACCAAGGTGATCTATATAGAAACCCCTTCCAACCCTTTACTCACCATTACAGATTTGGAGGCTGTGGCACAAATCGCCAAAAAACATGGTTTGGTATCTATGATCGACAATACCTTTGCGAGTCCCGTGAATCAAAATCCTATCGATTTTGGAATTGATGTGGTGCTGCACAGTGCCACCAAATACATGGGAGGACATTCCGATATATTGGCTGGGGCCGTAGCCTCTTCACATGAACATATGGAACGTATTTTTCAATTGGCCAAGAATTTTGGTGGTAGTTTAAGTGATTATACCGTGTGGCTGTTGGAACGTAGCATAAAGACCATGGGAATTCGTGTAAGGGCCCAAAACGAAAATGCCATGGAGATGGCCAAGTATCTATATGTGCACCATGATTTACAGGCCGTCTTTTATCCAGGGTTGGAGTCACATCCAGGGCATGAATTGGCCAAAGCGCAAATGAAAGGCTTTGGAGGGATGTTATCTTTTGAGTTGAACAAGGACCTGAACTCCTCCTTGTTTCAAAAGTCCTTACGACTTATTAAATCTTCTATGAGTTTGGCAGGGGTGGAGAGCACCGTTTTATCTCCTACGTTAACCTCGCACTCACTTTTGAGTGCAGAAGAGCGTGAAAAACAAGGAATAGCCGATGGTTTGATCCGTTTTTCGGTAGGTATAGAAGAAGTAGAGGACCTTATTGCAGATATAGAACAAGCATTGGCAACGGTAAAAGCAAAGAGCAGAACAGTGCATAGTAACTAA
- a CDS encoding tetratricopeptide repeat-containing sensor histidine kinase, whose protein sequence is MYLLRPTTIRNKKTPNRAILFMVLFFGALTIVAAQNKVKDSLTKVLHEVYAQKNFSTSDTTYINLLNKLSAEFAYHTSDSLKILTTQALKYSKNSNYKKGESEALMNMGIYHSNMGESSRAIAHYKEALKIANDTDNDLIKLKIINVLATEYNWAGDYTKSLDLFLEGTELAEKSGHERRLSILLENLANLYASQKDYEQAIIFYERVKKLNEDIGNDISKAQTMCNMASVYADMGKFEYAMFNVNASIPIFENNHILDWLAYSYEVKGKTYLRQKNYKWALHWYNQCNLLHKKINDDRGKIDLLNGMAEAYYGMNEIELSEKYAQESFEISNKINFPEGIQKCAMTLYRINKSKNKYSEALKFHEIYQQVSDTLSRDENKRGLAMLKTKIDHEKEQEALILKNQQALTNQKYVVYGAIVIILIFIVITLLIHRGQKIQKKLNVKLQNQKEDLLKREIELNEINLTKDKLFSIIGHDLRGPIGALQELLRMLKVGEIQQSEFMDFIPKLRDDVDHISFTLNNLLSWGQTQMKGAVTKPTAFGLEELVTDNINLLSEIAENKSIKMINRISDNTIIWSDVNQIDIVIRNLISNALKFTPEHGMVTIDAQEGKDHWEISVRDSGIGMDLVTQDKLFNANSNHTTYGTNNEKGTGLGLSLCKEMVEKNNGKIWVESALRIGTCFFFTIPKSQKDYKNVG, encoded by the coding sequence ATGTACCTATTAAGACCAACTACGATTCGCAACAAAAAAACACCAAATAGAGCTATCTTATTTATGGTGCTTTTTTTTGGCGCTTTAACAATAGTAGCAGCCCAGAATAAGGTAAAGGACAGTTTAACCAAAGTTCTTCATGAAGTTTATGCCCAGAAGAATTTTTCAACCTCCGATACCACTTATATTAATCTTCTGAACAAATTAAGTGCAGAATTTGCCTATCATACTTCCGATAGTCTAAAAATATTGACTACCCAAGCTTTAAAATACAGTAAGAACTCCAACTACAAAAAAGGCGAAAGTGAAGCTCTTATGAATATGGGGATCTATCATTCCAATATGGGAGAGTCTTCAAGGGCAATTGCCCACTATAAGGAGGCATTGAAAATTGCCAATGACACTGACAATGACCTTATTAAATTGAAAATTATTAACGTTTTAGCCACTGAGTACAATTGGGCAGGAGATTATACCAAGTCGCTTGATCTTTTTCTAGAAGGCACGGAGTTGGCCGAAAAATCAGGTCACGAACGACGATTGTCTATTCTATTGGAAAATCTGGCCAATCTTTATGCTTCCCAAAAAGATTATGAGCAAGCCATTATCTTTTATGAACGGGTGAAAAAATTAAATGAGGACATCGGAAACGATATTAGCAAGGCGCAGACTATGTGTAACATGGCCTCTGTTTATGCTGATATGGGCAAATTTGAATATGCCATGTTTAATGTAAATGCCAGTATTCCAATCTTTGAGAACAATCATATTTTGGATTGGCTAGCCTATTCTTACGAGGTAAAAGGCAAAACCTATCTAAGACAGAAAAATTATAAATGGGCACTACACTGGTACAATCAATGTAATCTATTACACAAGAAAATTAATGACGACCGTGGTAAAATTGACCTTCTCAACGGAATGGCCGAAGCCTATTACGGTATGAATGAAATTGAGCTTTCTGAAAAATACGCTCAGGAATCCTTTGAAATTTCCAATAAGATCAATTTCCCGGAGGGCATACAAAAATGTGCCATGACACTATATAGGATCAACAAAAGCAAAAATAAATATAGCGAAGCCTTAAAGTTCCACGAAATTTACCAACAGGTTTCAGATACCCTCTCCAGGGACGAGAATAAACGAGGTCTGGCGATGCTTAAGACCAAGATAGACCACGAAAAAGAACAAGAAGCATTAATTTTAAAAAATCAGCAGGCCCTAACTAATCAGAAATATGTTGTATATGGTGCCATTGTCATCATTCTTATTTTTATCGTGATTACCCTATTAATACACAGAGGTCAGAAAATTCAGAAAAAACTGAATGTAAAACTCCAAAACCAAAAAGAGGACCTCCTAAAAAGGGAGATAGAGTTAAACGAAATCAATCTGACAAAAGATAAATTATTTTCCATTATAGGTCATGATTTGAGAGGTCCTATAGGTGCTCTTCAAGAACTATTAAGAATGTTGAAGGTCGGAGAAATACAACAATCAGAATTTATGGATTTCATACCAAAATTGCGTGATGATGTGGACCATATCTCCTTTACCTTGAACAATCTACTATCTTGGGGTCAGACACAAATGAAAGGGGCTGTGACCAAACCGACTGCTTTTGGATTGGAAGAACTAGTAACTGACAACATAAACCTATTATCAGAAATAGCTGAAAATAAATCGATAAAAATGATCAATAGGATTTCGGACAACACAATTATCTGGTCCGATGTCAACCAAATAGACATTGTTATAAGGAATCTTATCAGTAATGCCCTGAAATTTACGCCTGAACATGGAATGGTTACTATAGATGCCCAAGAGGGGAAAGATCATTGGGAAATTTCTGTTCGGGACTCTGGTATCGGGATGGACTTGGTCACCCAGGATAAATTGTTCAATGCCAATTCCAACCACACCACTTATGGCACCAACAATGAAAAGGGTACCGGTCTTGGCCTTTCTCTCTGCAAGGAAATGGTTGAAAAAAATAATGGGAAAATTTGGGTAGAAAGTGCTTTAAGAATCGGAACCTGCTTTTTCTTCACCATACCAAAATCCCAGAAGGATTACAAAAATGTAGGCTAG
- the ccsA gene encoding cytochrome c biogenesis protein CcsA: protein MTELLKKIFFSTRLMAILFILFATAMAFGTFVESWYSTETARIWIYNATWFEAIMVFFVINFTGNIFRYKLLRKEKWPVLMLHLSWILIIVGAFVTRYISFEGMMPIREGNSENVFYSDKTYLTAFVDGDVNGQLQRRRFEDDLIVTPEAMKSSLPWNFDFNGQDFSISYAGFIKGAEEGLIPDENGKQYLKIVEAGDGDRHDHFLESGEITSIHNVLFALNKETDGAINIMTTDSTYLIKSPFEGNFMRMADQFQGQLYKDSLQTLQLRSLYNAAGMQFVIPEPVIKGSYGIVPLSENEITKNSQDALILDVTSNGQTVQKKLLGGKGASNFSEKFNVGGLDFSLSYGSKINELPFHIKLNDFIAEKYPGTEKGYASFMSKVTVEDDRPFDYDIFMNHVLDHKGYRFFQSSFHPDEKGTVLSVNHDVWGTWITYIGYFLLYIGLMAIMLFGKTRFKDLAGSLEKLKAKKKAMTMIVLLAFTLPGMSQEADDHDHTEMPKIVNVDSMLQSTAVSLAHAEKFGELVIQDDGGRMKPINTFAAELLRKISFKDNFEGLNPDQVFLSMMGNPSLWYNAKFIALDKKGQNDSIRKIIGIPEGEKYVKATDFFDAKGQYKLASYLEKAYATNTPNKFEQDFKDVDLRLGLLNRALSGEIIKIFPLLNDENNKWISTIEYRSGKYQIQDSLYANFVKNAIPYYLMSLDNANTSGDYSEADKLLAAFKKNQQNHGSEVLPSENKIKAEVLYNKLDIFNQLYKYYALVGVLMFFFLIFQIFKDRSIWRVGIYFFKGSIILLFLWHTAGLIFRWYISGHAPWSDAYESILYVGWATMGIGLAFGRKSDMTIASTAFVASMLLWIAHQSWVDPSIANLQPVLDSYWLMIHVAVIVGSYGPLTVGMILGVVSLILITLTTKKNKKRMEINLKELTIINELALTLGLIMLTIGNFLGGQWANESWGRYWGWDPKETWALISIMVYAFVIHGRLVPGLRSKWTFNFLSVIAFASIMMTYFGVNFYLVGLHSYASGDQVITPTFIWYTVAAVFALGGISFWRYRVNYSKN, encoded by the coding sequence ATGACAGAACTGCTCAAAAAGATTTTCTTTTCTACACGTTTAATGGCCATTCTTTTTATACTTTTCGCAACGGCTATGGCTTTTGGTACCTTTGTTGAAAGTTGGTACAGTACAGAGACTGCGAGAATTTGGATTTACAATGCCACTTGGTTCGAAGCTATTATGGTATTCTTCGTAATCAACTTTACAGGCAATATATTCCGTTATAAACTTTTGCGAAAAGAAAAATGGCCAGTGTTGATGCTTCACCTCTCATGGATCCTGATTATTGTGGGTGCTTTTGTGACCAGATATATCAGTTTTGAAGGTATGATGCCCATCAGGGAAGGTAATTCTGAGAATGTATTTTATTCAGATAAAACTTATTTGACCGCCTTTGTAGATGGAGATGTTAACGGACAGTTACAGAGACGTAGGTTTGAAGACGACCTGATCGTAACCCCTGAAGCGATGAAGTCTAGCCTACCATGGAATTTTGATTTTAACGGACAGGATTTCTCTATTTCATACGCAGGTTTTATTAAGGGTGCTGAAGAAGGACTGATCCCAGATGAAAATGGAAAACAATATTTAAAAATTGTTGAGGCAGGGGACGGGGACAGGCACGACCACTTTTTGGAAAGTGGAGAGATCACCAGTATCCACAATGTGCTTTTTGCTTTGAACAAAGAGACGGATGGTGCTATTAATATCATGACCACAGACAGTACGTACCTCATAAAATCTCCCTTTGAAGGTAATTTTATGAGGATGGCAGACCAATTCCAAGGCCAATTGTACAAAGACAGTTTGCAAACACTACAATTAAGATCGCTTTATAACGCTGCCGGGATGCAGTTCGTAATACCAGAGCCCGTCATCAAAGGGTCTTATGGGATTGTGCCCTTATCTGAAAACGAGATTACCAAGAATTCCCAAGATGCCCTTATTTTGGATGTAACTTCCAATGGGCAAACCGTACAAAAAAAGTTGTTGGGAGGAAAAGGAGCCTCAAACTTTTCAGAAAAATTTAATGTAGGAGGATTGGATTTTTCACTTTCCTATGGCTCAAAGATCAATGAACTGCCATTTCATATAAAATTGAACGATTTTATTGCCGAGAAATATCCTGGCACAGAAAAGGGCTATGCTTCTTTTATGAGTAAGGTGACGGTAGAGGACGATCGCCCTTTTGATTATGATATCTTTATGAACCATGTTTTGGACCACAAGGGATATCGTTTTTTTCAATCAAGTTTTCATCCCGATGAAAAAGGAACCGTCCTGTCTGTAAACCATGATGTTTGGGGTACTTGGATCACCTATATTGGCTATTTCCTGTTGTATATTGGTTTAATGGCGATTATGCTTTTCGGGAAGACACGTTTTAAAGATCTTGCTGGGTCTTTAGAAAAATTAAAGGCGAAGAAGAAGGCAATGACAATGATTGTCTTGTTGGCTTTTACATTACCGGGGATGTCACAAGAGGCCGATGATCACGACCACACTGAGATGCCAAAGATTGTTAACGTGGATTCTATGTTACAGTCCACCGCTGTTTCCTTGGCACATGCCGAAAAATTTGGGGAATTGGTCATTCAGGATGATGGTGGCCGTATGAAGCCCATAAATACCTTTGCCGCAGAACTTTTACGAAAAATAAGCTTCAAGGATAATTTTGAGGGGTTGAACCCTGATCAGGTATTTTTGTCCATGATGGGGAACCCATCCCTTTGGTACAATGCGAAGTTTATCGCTTTGGATAAAAAAGGTCAGAATGATAGTATCCGTAAGATTATTGGAATACCTGAAGGTGAGAAATATGTGAAGGCCACTGACTTTTTTGATGCAAAAGGTCAGTATAAGTTGGCCTCCTATTTGGAAAAGGCCTATGCCACCAATACTCCTAATAAATTTGAGCAGGATTTTAAGGATGTGGATCTGCGCTTGGGGCTTTTGAATAGGGCTTTGAGTGGGGAGATCATTAAAATTTTTCCTTTGTTGAATGATGAGAACAACAAATGGATCTCTACCATTGAGTATCGTTCTGGTAAATATCAGATACAGGATTCGCTTTACGCGAACTTCGTTAAAAATGCAATTCCTTACTATTTGATGTCCTTGGACAATGCCAATACGTCGGGGGACTACTCAGAAGCGGACAAGTTATTGGCTGCTTTTAAGAAAAATCAGCAAAACCACGGAAGTGAAGTTTTACCCTCCGAAAACAAGATAAAAGCAGAGGTCCTTTATAACAAATTGGATATATTCAATCAATTATACAAGTATTACGCCCTGGTTGGTGTATTGATGTTCTTCTTTTTGATCTTTCAAATATTCAAGGACCGTTCCATTTGGAGGGTGGGGATCTACTTCTTTAAAGGCTCTATTATTCTTTTGTTCTTATGGCATACGGCCGGACTAATCTTTCGCTGGTATATCTCGGGTCATGCTCCTTGGAGTGATGCCTATGAAAGTATCCTTTACGTTGGGTGGGCAACCATGGGTATAGGCCTGGCTTTTGGCCGAAAAAGCGATATGACCATCGCTTCAACGGCATTTGTGGCCTCTATGCTCTTATGGATCGCCCATCAAAGTTGGGTGGATCCCTCCATTGCAAATCTTCAGCCCGTATTGGATAGTTATTGGTTAATGATCCACGTGGCTGTTATTGTTGGAAGTTACGGTCCTTTGACCGTAGGGATGATCCTAGGGGTAGTTTCATTGATCCTGATCACCTTGACGACCAAGAAAAATAAAAAACGCATGGAGATCAATTTAAAGGAACTGACCATCATTAACGAACTAGCACTTACTTTGGGCTTGATTATGTTGACCATTGGTAATTTCTTGGGCGGACAATGGGCAAATGAAAGTTGGGGAAGATACTGGGGATGGGACCCAAAAGAAACTTGGGCCTTAATTTCCATTATGGTGTATGCCTTTGTAATTCATGGGCGTCTAGTACCGGGGTTAAGAAGTAAATGGACATTTAACTTCCTAAGTGTTATTGCTTTTGCCAGCATTATGATGACTTATTTTGGCGTGAATTTCTATTTGGTAGGACTTCACAGTTACGCCAGTGGGGACCAAGTGATTACGCCAACCTTTATATGGTATACCGTCGCTGCGGTCTTTGCATTGGGAGGAATTAGTTTTTGGAGATACCGAGTTAATTATTCAAAAAATTAA
- a CDS encoding M28 family peptidase: MKKLVFVAIGLAFACNTAQKTVSEATPVAIKKVSPTTYALSITEAELKEHLYTYASDEFEGRETGQPGQKKAVEYLKAQYQTMGIPAAQANGDYFQAVPLQMSKLPKGTISINGTSYPMGEDFLTFSEANGSYTEIAYAGYGIEEENYSDYEGLDVTGKILLIKAGEPTLENGNYVLSGTKEKSVWSNMSESIGKRMELALKKGAKGVLYYDADNFSRFKTRYDYMLKNDSGRMGLKDSKEEDFSSFFINAKMAKTLLPSIEKDQTAKVLPLNVTLSIESANIELNSENVVAFIKGSEKPEECIIISSHLDHIGISKNGDINNGADDDGSGTVGLLEIAQAFKKAADAGNGPKRSVVFLHVTGEEKGLLGSMYYTDVEPIFPLSQTVANLNIDMIGRIDPKREGDRNYIYLIGSDKLSTELHELSEEVNNKYSKLELDYTYNDENDPNRFYYRSDHYNFAKNNIPIIFYFNGTHDDYHRPGDTPDKINYDLLENRSRLVFYTAWELANRENRIVVDKAM; encoded by the coding sequence ATGAAAAAATTAGTATTTGTAGCAATCGGACTTGCTTTTGCATGCAACACTGCACAAAAGACAGTTTCCGAGGCTACCCCAGTGGCCATCAAAAAGGTAAGCCCAACAACATATGCATTGAGCATTACTGAGGCAGAACTTAAGGAACACCTTTACACCTATGCCTCAGATGAGTTTGAGGGACGGGAAACAGGACAACCCGGACAAAAGAAAGCCGTGGAATACCTAAAGGCCCAATATCAAACAATGGGAATTCCTGCTGCTCAGGCCAATGGTGACTATTTCCAGGCCGTTCCCTTACAAATGAGCAAACTGCCAAAGGGAACTATTTCCATAAATGGAACATCTTATCCAATGGGAGAAGACTTCCTGACCTTTTCAGAGGCAAATGGGAGCTATACTGAAATTGCCTATGCCGGTTACGGTATAGAAGAGGAAAATTATTCAGATTATGAAGGTTTGGATGTAACCGGAAAAATACTCTTGATCAAGGCGGGCGAACCAACCCTTGAAAACGGCAATTATGTACTTTCTGGAACCAAGGAGAAGTCGGTTTGGAGCAACATGTCCGAATCCATTGGCAAAAGAATGGAATTGGCCTTAAAAAAAGGTGCAAAAGGAGTTTTATATTATGATGCTGATAATTTTTCCCGATTCAAAACGAGGTATGACTATATGCTGAAAAATGATTCAGGAAGAATGGGATTAAAGGATTCTAAAGAGGAAGATTTCAGTAGCTTTTTCATCAATGCCAAAATGGCCAAGACCTTATTGCCGAGCATTGAAAAGGATCAGACTGCAAAAGTACTGCCATTGAATGTCACCTTATCCATTGAGAGTGCGAATATAGAATTGAACTCTGAAAACGTGGTCGCTTTCATAAAAGGATCTGAAAAGCCTGAAGAATGCATAATTATCTCTTCCCACTTAGATCATATAGGAATAAGTAAAAATGGGGATATCAATAATGGCGCTGATGATGATGGATCTGGTACCGTAGGATTGTTGGAAATTGCCCAAGCCTTCAAAAAAGCTGCCGATGCTGGTAACGGTCCTAAAAGATCTGTGGTATTTCTTCATGTAACCGGAGAGGAAAAAGGACTTTTAGGTTCCATGTACTATACGGATGTTGAGCCTATCTTTCCTTTGTCACAAACTGTAGCCAATCTGAATATTGATATGATCGGTAGAATTGATCCAAAAAGAGAAGGGGACAGAAATTATATCTATTTAATTGGATCTGACAAATTGAGTACGGAATTACATGAGTTGTCTGAAGAAGTGAACAACAAGTATTCAAAACTGGAGTTGGACTATACATACAATGATGAAAACGATCCGAACCGTTTTTATTATAGGAGTGACCATTACAATTTTGCTAAAAACAATATTCCGATCATTTTTTATTTTAACGGTACCCACGATGATTACCATAGACCTGGTGATACACCGGATAAAATTAATTACGACCTCTTGGAGAATAGGTCCAGGTTAGTTTTCTATACCGCTTGGGAACTTGCCAATCGTGAAAACCGTATCGTTGTGGACAAGGCCATGTAA
- the bshB1 gene encoding bacillithiol biosynthesis deacetylase BshB1 has protein sequence MKLDILVFGAHPDDAELGAGATIAKEVANGKKVGIIDLTRGELGTRGSAEIRDEEAAAAAKILGVTVRENLEYADGFFMNDKKHQMGIIQMLRKYRPEIVLCNAIDDRHIDHAKGSSLVSDACFLSGLVKIDTKLEGSDEWQDAWRPKQVYHYIQWKNLEPDFVVDVSGFIDKKTEAILAYGSQFFDPKSNEPETPISSKNFIESVKYRARDLGRLVGTEYAEGFTAERHVAIANLSDLI, from the coding sequence TTGAAACTAGATATTTTAGTATTCGGTGCGCATCCAGATGATGCCGAACTTGGAGCAGGAGCAACTATCGCGAAGGAAGTCGCTAACGGTAAAAAAGTTGGGATCATAGATTTAACAAGAGGGGAGTTGGGTACAAGAGGTTCTGCTGAGATACGGGATGAGGAAGCCGCTGCTGCTGCCAAGATACTTGGAGTTACCGTAAGGGAAAATTTGGAATATGCCGATGGTTTTTTCATGAACGATAAAAAGCATCAAATGGGCATTATTCAAATGTTGAGAAAATATAGGCCAGAAATTGTATTGTGCAATGCAATTGATGATCGTCATATAGACCATGCCAAAGGAAGTAGCTTGGTAAGCGACGCCTGTTTCTTAAGCGGCTTGGTAAAAATTGATACTAAACTAGAGGGCAGTGATGAATGGCAGGATGCTTGGCGGCCAAAGCAAGTGTACCATTATATACAATGGAAAAATTTAGAACCTGATTTTGTGGTTGATGTAAGTGGTTTTATAGATAAAAAAACAGAAGCTATCTTGGCTTATGGTTCACAGTTCTTTGATCCAAAGAGCAATGAGCCAGAAACACCCATCAGTAGTAAAAATTTTATAGAAAGTGTAAAATATAGGGCAAGAGATCTGGGAAGATTGGTGGGTACGGAATATGCTGAAGGTTTTACTGCAGAAAGGCATGTGGCCATTGCCAATCTATCTGATTTGATCTAG